The Ahaetulla prasina isolate Xishuangbanna chromosome 3, ASM2864084v1, whole genome shotgun sequence genome window below encodes:
- the UBE2W gene encoding ubiquitin-conjugating enzyme E2 W isoform X2 — protein MASMQKRLQKELLALQNDPPPGMTLNEKSVQNSITQWIVDMEGASGTLYEGEKFQLLFKFSSRYPFDSPQVVFTGENIPVHPHVYSNGHICLSILTEDWSPALSVQSVCLSIISMLSSCKEKRRPPDNSFYVRTCNKNPKKTKWWYHDDTC, from the exons aaGAGGCTACAGAAAGAACTGCTAGCTTTGCAGAATGACCCGCCACCAGGAATGACCTTGAATGAAAAGAGTGTACAAAATTCAATTACACA GTGGATAGTAGACATGGAAGGGGCTTCTGGAACATTATATGAAGGGGAGAAATTTCAACTGCTATTTAAATTCAGTAGTCGTTATCCATTTGATTCTCCTCAG GTTGTGTTTACTGGTGAAAATATTCCTGTTCATCCTCACGTTTATAGCAATGGACATATCTGTTTATCTATTCTAACAGAAGACTGGTCTCCAGCTCTTTCAGTGCAATCAGTTTGTCTTAGCATTATCAGCATGCTTTCAAGTTGCAAAGAAAAG AGAAGGCCACCAGATAATTCATTTTATGTAAGAACATGTAACAAGAatccaaagaaaacaaaatggtggTATCATG atgacaCTTGTTGA
- the UBE2W gene encoding ubiquitin-conjugating enzyme E2 W isoform X3 — MASMQRLQKELLALQNDPPPGMTLNEKSVQNSITQWIVDMEGASGTLYEGEKFQLLFKFSSRYPFDSPQVVFTGENIPVHPHVYSNGHICLSILTEDWSPALSVQSVCLSIISMLSSCKEKRRPPDNSFYVRTCNKNPKKTKWWYHDDTC, encoded by the exons AGGCTACAGAAAGAACTGCTAGCTTTGCAGAATGACCCGCCACCAGGAATGACCTTGAATGAAAAGAGTGTACAAAATTCAATTACACA GTGGATAGTAGACATGGAAGGGGCTTCTGGAACATTATATGAAGGGGAGAAATTTCAACTGCTATTTAAATTCAGTAGTCGTTATCCATTTGATTCTCCTCAG GTTGTGTTTACTGGTGAAAATATTCCTGTTCATCCTCACGTTTATAGCAATGGACATATCTGTTTATCTATTCTAACAGAAGACTGGTCTCCAGCTCTTTCAGTGCAATCAGTTTGTCTTAGCATTATCAGCATGCTTTCAAGTTGCAAAGAAAAG AGAAGGCCACCAGATAATTCATTTTATGTAAGAACATGTAACAAGAatccaaagaaaacaaaatggtggTATCATG atgacaCTTGTTGA